GTTCCCGAAATTGACCTTCGAGCAAACATCGGTAATTACCGATTATAAAATTAACGCTGTTATTCCTGATACGATATTCAAGAAGCCTCGATTAACAACCGATTCCAGCGCAGTGGTTTATGACTCAATTTTCTGGAAGCAGAGCGAAGTTCTTCCACTCACAGAAACAGAACAAGCTGCTTATGATTCGCTCGACAGCACAAAAACTTTAGCTGTTCAATTCCGTCCGGGTGGAGCTTCAATGACTCTTTTTGCTGATAGCGGTAATGTATTATCTTATTTGAAATATGTAGATGCCCGCTTTAACAGGGTTGAAGGATTTTTCTTCGGTGGAAAATATCAACTCGATTCAGTAACCAACTCTACCGCCATAAACGCTGCGGCAGGTTATGGTTTCTCCGATAATATTTTCAAAATGAATTTTGGAGGTACACGATTCTTCGATGCTAAAAGAAATTATGGGGTTGGTTTTGAAGTTTATCGTAAACTCGATAATTCTCCCGATGGAAATTTTTATCATCCGCTGCTAAATTCGTTCACCTCACTTATCGGTAGAAACGATTACCGCGATTATTTCCTAGCTTCGGGTTGGCGCGCATTTTCCGTTCTCAAACCAATTAATAATTTAAAAATCGAAATTGGTTTCAACAGCGAGTGGCACAAATCCCTTTTCGTGAATTCCGATTTTGGTTTCATCACGCTTGGAAATAATTTCCGCAACAACCCACCAATTATAGATGGAAAAATCAGATCATTCACATTTCGATCGAGAATTGGTCAAGAACCTGTGTTTCTTAATCTCATACCGATAGACGCAGTGGAGATAGCAATTGAACGCACAGCTCCCAATGTTTTAAAAAGTAATTTGGATTTTACAAGTTATTTATTTTCAACTACTTACAACTTTAGAACGTTTTTACAGAGCCACCTATTTTCGCCGGTGATGCGGCTTGCATTTTCTGCAGGAAGTTCCAGTGGAAAGCTGCCGCCACAAAAATTATTTACACTTGATTCACGCCTCAGCGGAATAGCTCCGTTCGGAGTTTTAAAAACAGCTGGTGTAAAAGAGTTTGTCGGCGACAAATTTATTTTATTTAACGTTGAACATAATTTTAGAAGCATTCCATTCCTCGCATTGGGTATCCCGTTTTTTTATAAACGCAACACTGAGTTAATTCTGTACGGATCGGTTGCACAAACCTGGCTGGACCAAAAATCTGTTACGAACGGTTGGTATTACGAAGCCGGGATCGGTATAGGAAAAATTTTGGATATTATCCGTTTGGATTTGACTTACAGATTTCCGAGAGATAGAAAAAGCGGAAGATTGTTTTTTACTGTAGGTACAAGTCAGTTGTTTTAATTTAACCATTTAAACTCCGGAAGAGATATATGATTGAAATATTACTAATAATTATTATCGCAATACTTTTATTAAACTCTTTCTTCATTTTGAGAGCTTCGAAGAAAGACGATAATAAAATTATTGAAGAATTAAAGTTTGCATTCGACAACCTTGAAAAAGGTTTGAATAAACTTGAATCGTCTTCAAAAGATGAGTTTTCTCGAAACCGGGAAGAATTCAACAAAAACTCAAAGGAGACACGTGAGGAATTAACAAACTCGTTTAGAACTTTTGGAGATTCAATTTCAAATAGGATGAGTGAGATAGCCATCTTACAAAAGAATCAGCTTGATACTTTTTCGAACCAGTTAACATCGTTAACCAAAACGATAGAAGAAAAAATCGAGAGGATGACTCAAGCGAATGAACAACGGCTTGATAAGATGAGAGAAACGATTGAGAGCAAACTGAAAACGATTCAAGAAGATAACTCGCAGCAGCTCGAAAAAATGCGACAAACGGTTGACGAGAAACTCCATAAAACTTTGGAACAAAGATTGGGGGAATCGTTTAAGATTGTTAGCGAACGATTGGAACTTGTTCACAAAGGTTTGGGCGAGATGCAAAATTTAGCTATTGGTGTAGGCGATTTGAAAAAAGTATTATCGAATGTTAAAACCCGTGGAACATTAGGAGAAGTTCAGTTAGAAAATATTTTAGACCAGATTCTATCACCCGAACAGTACGCAAAGAACGTTGCAACAAAATTAGGCAGCCGCGATCATGTTGAATTTGCCATAAAACTTCCCGGCAGAGATGATACAGGAAAAATTGTCTATCTTCCGATTGATTCAAAATTTCCAATTGAAAATTATTACACTTTGGTGGATGCCTACGAAAAAGGGAACACATCCACTATTGAAGAAGCTGCCAAACTATTAGATGCAAATATAAAAAAATCGGCTAAAGACATTCACGATAAATATATTGACCCGCCGAACACTACTGATTTTGGTATATTGTTCCTACCGTTCGAAGGACTTTATGCTGAAGTATTACGACGAACAAGTTTAGTTGAAATTCTGCAACGTGATTTCAAGATCATTATAACAGGTCCCACAACATTAGCGGCTTTACTAAACAGCTTGCAAATGGGTTTCAGGACACTCGTAATTGAGAAACGTACGAGTGAAGTTTGGAATATTTTAGGCGCCGTGAAAACTGAATTCGAAAAATTCGGAGATGTCCTGAAAAAAGCACAAGATAAAATTCATCAGGCAAGTACCGAGATTGACGATTTGGTCGGTGTGCGCACACGGCAAATCCAAAAGAAACTTAAAACTATACAAGAAATGCCATCACAGGAAATCTTGAGTATTGCAGACGGGAATTCAGAAGACGACAAGGAAGAATCATAATTATTCTCTTCTTCGCATCCGGTTTCGGTTTTCTTCCTTTATTTTTTCATATTCTGCATCATCTCGGAACGGTCTTCCGATTTGTTTCTCATTCTGCAAACGGGAAACCAGGTTGTTTATTTGTGCTTTGAAATCTTAAAAAAAATTGTTATAATTAAGCACTTTAGTAATCAAATTACCTCATATATTTAATGTAAAGAAAGGATCAGTAACATGTTTCAAACCCGTCTTTTTCTCTTTTTATTTTTTCTGCTTTTATTAATAGGCTGTAGTCCGAAAACCAGCGAACTTGTTGTTGCTAAATTTGGCGATAACGTATTAAAACTTGGTGAATACGAAAAGTTTTATTCACGTAATGTTGGAGGTCTCGATGCTGCCAAAAAAGCAACTCAACAGGAACGAGAAGATTTCTTGAATCTCCTGATGAAATATAAATTGAAGCTGCAAGATGCTACAGACAAAAATTTATTAGCCGACCCGGAAATAGTACAAGAACTTAACGAATATAGAACAAGTCTTGCATCTACTTTCATGCTTGAGAAAGAACTTGTTGAACCATCGCTAAAAAAATTATACAAACGGACAACAGAGGAAATTCGGGCAAGTCATATTTTGTTCAGAGTCGATATGACCAGTTTGCCGGAGGATACTTTGAAAGCTTATACAAAAGCTATGGAGATAATAGACCGCGTAAATAAAGGAGAAGATTTTGGTAAACTTGCATTTGAATTTTCCGAAGACCCGTCGGCGAAAGAAAATTCCGGCGACTTATATTATTTTTCAAGCGGGCAATTAGTACCTGAATTCGAGGATGCGGTTTATGGAATGAAGATCGGAGAAATTTCTCAGAAGCCCGTTCGAACTGCATTCGGTTATCACATTATCAAGGAAACTGATCGGCAACCGGCAAAGGGGAGTATTCGCATTCGGCACATAATGGCTCGTTTCAATTCACAGCAACCTGACTCTGCCGATTCTTCATCAGCTTATGCACGAATTGTTGAAGTGCTTGATAGTTTAAAGTCGGGATCCGATTTTCATGCTCTCGCTGTATCAAAGTCGGAAGACGGGGGGAGTTCGATTAACGGCGGCGACCTCGGATTTTTTCAACGTCGAAGATGGGTGCAACCTTTTGATGAAGCTGCTTTTAAATTAAAAGCCGGTGAGATATCGAACATCGTCCGAACACCTTATGGTTTCCACATTCTAAAATGTGAAGAACTGAAACCGTTGCAAACTTTCGAAGAAATGAAACCCGAAATTCAACGAACTTTCCAATCGCAACGGTATAATGATGCGTATAACGATTATATTGCAAACCTGAAGAAAACTTTCAAATTTTTTATAGATGAAAATGTGACAAATCTCTTCGTGAGCGAATTAGATTCAACAAACACTACAAGCGATAGTGCCTGGGATGCAACTGTAACCGACGATGTCAAAAAAATGATTCTAATCAAAGTTGGTACACAAAGTTTAAATATCGATACGGTAATTAATATGTTAACCGACAGGCAAGATTTCCGTGATACTCAGTTAAAAAAGCACGACTTAATGAAACGTTTCGAACGGATCGGCGATTTGGCCTTACTCGCTGAAAATTCTAAAAATCTCGAAACCCGCTTCCCTGATTTCAGAAGTCTGATGCAAGAATATCAGGATGGTGTTGTTCTTTATAAAGCCGAACAGTTGGAAGTTTGGAATAAATTAAATATCTCGGATACTTTGATTCACGAATTTTTCAATAATAACCGCGAGAGGTTTAAATTCACGGATCGAGTTGACTATAGTGAAATATATGCAACTTCGGATAGTGTAGCAGCCGAAATTATGAATAAACTACGAACGGGTGAATCTTTCGAAAAATTAGCTGATCAATATAACGAGGAACCAGAGCTAATAGCTAATAAAGGTGAGCACGGTTTAAAGAGCATCGAAGAAGATGAATTCGCTAAGATGTGTTGGGATATGGAGATAGGTTGGATTTCGCAACCAATAATTACTGAAGATGGTGGATACAGCATTATCAAAGTAAACTTGAAAGAACCTTCGCGCTTTAAAACTTTCGAGGAAGCCGGCGTCGAGGTATCGAACGCATTTCAAGAATATCAACAGAAACGTTTAGAGACTGAATGGTTAGAAAAAATCAAAACGAAATATCCGGTTCAATTATTTCCGGAACAATTGCAAAAAGCTTTTACTGATCCTGCAAAATGAATATCAGATTTTTTTTAATATTAACTTTTCTATTAGTTGCGGGCGGTTGTCAGAATAACGATCAGCCGCCCGATTATATTGCACGTGTCGGGGATTCGTTTCTCTCACAGTCCGATATAATTGAGAATGTCGGTTCGGTATCCGATACTTCGAATTTGCAGGTTCGTATTTTTGTAAATAAATGGATTGAAAACGAAATGCTGTTTCAAGAAGCTTCAAAAGAAGGGCTTGCCGGATCAAAAGAAATTGAACGGCAGGTTGCTGAAGTCCGCAAGCAGTTGGCAATTCAATCGCTTATAGAAAATAAAATCTACAACGATAGTGCAGAATTCAATGAAGAAAAACTGCGCGATTATTATTCAAAACACTCGGATGAATTTGTACTTCGCGAAGATGTAGTTCGATTAAATATTGCTTCATTCACCGATCGACAATATGCAACCGAATTCCGCAATCTGATTCTGAAAAACAAACAGTGGACCGATGCGTTGGAATCTTTTCAGACCTCCGATACAAAAGCATCATCAATACACTCAGAAATCTCCGGTGCCTTGTTTACACAACTCACAGTTTATCCTGCCGAGTTGTGGAAAGTTATTCAAAACCTTTCTACAAAAGATGTCTCATTTCCGATTAAGAGCGGCGACCTGTTTTACGTTGTACAAATAATAGAAAAATATCCGCAAGGTTCAAAAGCTGAATTGGCTTTAGTTAGAAACGAGATAGTCCAGAGGTTAATTACTCAGGAACGTCGCTCCAAATATGATAGCTTGATTAATTCGTTACGAAAAAAATATGACATTGAACTCAAAATAACAAAAAATGAAAAAAATTAAAACGATAGCGATAACTTCATTTATCCTTCTGCTTACATTAATTATGGTTTATTCAACGTATGCTCAGAAAAAGACGTTGGACAGGATAGTGGCTGTGATTGGGAAAGAAATTGTACTCGAGTCCGATTTGCAGCAACAGATAGAATTTTATGTAATGAACAACAGAATTGACCCTGAAACTCCCGGTCTAAAAAATCAGGTTTTAGATATGTTGATGAACGAAAAACTAATTGTTGCGAAAGCTATCGACGATACGAATGTTGTAGTTACAGAAGATGAGGTTACTCAACAGCTTGATGCTCTTCTACAGCAAAATATACAGCAAGTCGGTTCAGAACAAAAATTAGAAGAAATATACGGTATGCCTCTCAGCAAAATAAGAAGAGAATTTCGTGATGAGATGCGCAAGAAGCTTCTCGCTCAACGAATGCAGCAGTTCCGTTTTGCGAACATAAGCGTCAGCCGGAGAGAAACTGAGCTTTTTTTTGAAGCATTCCGCGATAGTTTACCTGATGTTGAGGAAGAGGTTGAACTGTATCATATCTTGAAAATACCATCTAAAAGCGCTGAGGTTTTGGGTAATGTAAAAACATTAGCTGGAAAAATTTTAGACAGTATAAAAGCCGGCGGTGATTTTGCAGATTTTGCAATGCGCTATTCAGAGGACAAAGGATCAGCCCTCGCCGGTGGCGATTTGGGATTCACGCGACGCGGACAATTTGTGAAAGAATTTGAAGAAGCTGCCTACGCTTTGAAAGAAGGACAAATTTCGGGGCTTGTCGAATCTACTTTCGGAATTCATATAATTCAGTTGATTGAACGGCGTGGCGAGAACATTCATGCGAGGCATATTTTATTCAAAGTTGAAGCCGACGAAAAATCGGATGTCGCTGCTGTTGAGCTACTCAACAAAATAGCCGATAGTGTACGCGCGGGCGCTAACTTTTCGGAATTTGCTAAACGCTATTCGGACGATTCCGAATCAGCTTCTATTGGCGGTTTTATCGGACGTGTTCCCCTCGACGAGTTGAGTAAAGACTTTCTTGATTCTGTCGCTGAATTAAATGAGGGCGAAATCAGCCAACCCTTGTTGGTAAAAACAGGAACTTCAGGAGGTTTTCAGATAGTCTATTTAAAGAAGAGAATTCCGGCACATAAAATTTCGTTATCTACCGATTGGCAAAAAATCGAAATCTACGCCTCTAACTTTAAAAGGAATAATGAATTCCAAAAATGGATTCAGGATTTGAGAAAAGAAATATTCTGGCAAGTACGCTGAAAATAAATTTATGAAAGAAAAATTAGTGAACAGGGATTTAACAAAATTAGACGATGTAGAAGCAGTAAAACTTTTACAAGAAAATTTTAAATCTATCAGGAAGGAGATAGGAAAGGTAATTATCGGTCAGGATGAAATTATCGAGCAGCTCTTGATTTCACTTCTTGCTCGCGGACACTGTTTGTTGGTAGGCGTTCCAGGTCTTGCTAAAACCTTGTTAATAAAAACTCTTGCCCAAGTTCTCGATTTAAAATTCAGTCGCATTCAGTTCACACCCGATTTGATGCCGAGCGATATAACCGGCACTGAAATTTTAGAAGAAAATATTACTACTGGTACCAAGTCGTTTAAATTTATTAAAGGTCCTATCTTTGCAAATATCATTCTTGCAGACGAAATTAACCGAACTCCTCCTAAAACACAGGCGGCTCTTTTGGAAGCTATGCAGGAACATCATGTAACTGCCGCCGGCGAAAAATATATTTTAGAAGAACCATTTTTTGTTTTAGCAACTCAAAACCCGATAGAACAGGAGGGAACTTATCCGCTTCCGGAAGCCCAACTCGACAGGTTCATGTTCAATTTGTGGCTTGATTATCCTTCACGCACAGAAGAAATCGAGATCGTGAAATCGACTACAAGTTTATATTCATCCCATTTAAAACAAATATTAAATGGCGAGGAGATTTCATTCTTTCAGGATTTAATCCGCCGCGTTCCGGTTTCTGATAATGTTGTTGAGTTTGCGGTTGATTTAGTTGCCCGGACACGCCCGAACGGAAAAGGAACTCCTGAGTTTATTAAAAACTGGTTAAGCTGGGGAGCGGGTCCGCGTGCATCTCAATATTTAATTTTAGG
The genomic region above belongs to Bacteroidota bacterium and contains:
- a CDS encoding DUF5686 family protein; this translates as MSAIKIESDQKDCIKAKWRIGITVLFLSIFLTGILYPQHIFTFSGKVTDSESAQPIPAASVRIEGTSKGTITNTNGYFQLSLPTGEYRLIFSHVGYKTDSDRINLNADLIKNISLKAVQIQMPEMIIIAEDPAIEIIRKAIANKRMWMDKLNSYEIQAFTRQLFYRDTTIASITESYSTGYWQKGDTLREIIKQKRQTENIPSSNNFAAVWGITNFNDDEIRSAGYTFIGPTARGALDYYDYKLLRTYGKSGYEIYEINVIPKSRLQPLFQGIITIADYTFAVMGVDLQPNEVFNIPFVTDLKLNYRQKFSLYDDEFWMPTDIRIVGGAKISFAGFTFPKLTFEQTSVITDYKINAVIPDTIFKKPRLTTDSSAVVYDSIFWKQSEVLPLTETEQAAYDSLDSTKTLAVQFRPGGASMTLFADSGNVLSYLKYVDARFNRVEGFFFGGKYQLDSVTNSTAINAAAGYGFSDNIFKMNFGGTRFFDAKRNYGVGFEVYRKLDNSPDGNFYHPLLNSFTSLIGRNDYRDYFLASGWRAFSVLKPINNLKIEIGFNSEWHKSLFVNSDFGFITLGNNFRNNPPIIDGKIRSFTFRSRIGQEPVFLNLIPIDAVEIAIERTAPNVLKSNLDFTSYLFSTTYNFRTFLQSHLFSPVMRLAFSAGSSSGKLPPQKLFTLDSRLSGIAPFGVLKTAGVKEFVGDKFILFNVEHNFRSIPFLALGIPFFYKRNTELILYGSVAQTWLDQKSVTNGWYYEAGIGIGKILDIIRLDLTYRFPRDRKSGRLFFTVGTSQLF
- the rmuC gene encoding DNA recombination protein RmuC, with amino-acid sequence MIEILLIIIIAILLLNSFFILRASKKDDNKIIEELKFAFDNLEKGLNKLESSSKDEFSRNREEFNKNSKETREELTNSFRTFGDSISNRMSEIAILQKNQLDTFSNQLTSLTKTIEEKIERMTQANEQRLDKMRETIESKLKTIQEDNSQQLEKMRQTVDEKLHKTLEQRLGESFKIVSERLELVHKGLGEMQNLAIGVGDLKKVLSNVKTRGTLGEVQLENILDQILSPEQYAKNVATKLGSRDHVEFAIKLPGRDDTGKIVYLPIDSKFPIENYYTLVDAYEKGNTSTIEEAAKLLDANIKKSAKDIHDKYIDPPNTTDFGILFLPFEGLYAEVLRRTSLVEILQRDFKIIITGPTTLAALLNSLQMGFRTLVIEKRTSEVWNILGAVKTEFEKFGDVLKKAQDKIHQASTEIDDLVGVRTRQIQKKLKTIQEMPSQEILSIADGNSEDDKEES
- a CDS encoding peptidylprolyl isomerase codes for the protein MFQTRLFLFLFFLLLLIGCSPKTSELVVAKFGDNVLKLGEYEKFYSRNVGGLDAAKKATQQEREDFLNLLMKYKLKLQDATDKNLLADPEIVQELNEYRTSLASTFMLEKELVEPSLKKLYKRTTEEIRASHILFRVDMTSLPEDTLKAYTKAMEIIDRVNKGEDFGKLAFEFSEDPSAKENSGDLYYFSSGQLVPEFEDAVYGMKIGEISQKPVRTAFGYHIIKETDRQPAKGSIRIRHIMARFNSQQPDSADSSSAYARIVEVLDSLKSGSDFHALAVSKSEDGGSSINGGDLGFFQRRRWVQPFDEAAFKLKAGEISNIVRTPYGFHILKCEELKPLQTFEEMKPEIQRTFQSQRYNDAYNDYIANLKKTFKFFIDENVTNLFVSELDSTNTTSDSAWDATVTDDVKKMILIKVGTQSLNIDTVINMLTDRQDFRDTQLKKHDLMKRFERIGDLALLAENSKNLETRFPDFRSLMQEYQDGVVLYKAEQLEVWNKLNISDTLIHEFFNNNRERFKFTDRVDYSEIYATSDSVAAEIMNKLRTGESFEKLADQYNEEPELIANKGEHGLKSIEEDEFAKMCWDMEIGWISQPIITEDGGYSIIKVNLKEPSRFKTFEEAGVEVSNAFQEYQQKRLETEWLEKIKTKYPVQLFPEQLQKAFTDPAK
- a CDS encoding peptidylprolyl isomerase — protein: MNIRFFLILTFLLVAGGCQNNDQPPDYIARVGDSFLSQSDIIENVGSVSDTSNLQVRIFVNKWIENEMLFQEASKEGLAGSKEIERQVAEVRKQLAIQSLIENKIYNDSAEFNEEKLRDYYSKHSDEFVLREDVVRLNIASFTDRQYATEFRNLILKNKQWTDALESFQTSDTKASSIHSEISGALFTQLTVYPAELWKVIQNLSTKDVSFPIKSGDLFYVVQIIEKYPQGSKAELALVRNEIVQRLITQERRSKYDSLINSLRKKYDIELKITKNEKN
- a CDS encoding peptidylprolyl isomerase: MKKIKTIAITSFILLLTLIMVYSTYAQKKTLDRIVAVIGKEIVLESDLQQQIEFYVMNNRIDPETPGLKNQVLDMLMNEKLIVAKAIDDTNVVVTEDEVTQQLDALLQQNIQQVGSEQKLEEIYGMPLSKIRREFRDEMRKKLLAQRMQQFRFANISVSRRETELFFEAFRDSLPDVEEEVELYHILKIPSKSAEVLGNVKTLAGKILDSIKAGGDFADFAMRYSEDKGSALAGGDLGFTRRGQFVKEFEEAAYALKEGQISGLVESTFGIHIIQLIERRGENIHARHILFKVEADEKSDVAAVELLNKIADSVRAGANFSEFAKRYSDDSESASIGGFIGRVPLDELSKDFLDSVAELNEGEISQPLLVKTGTSGGFQIVYLKKRIPAHKISLSTDWQKIEIYASNFKRNNEFQKWIQDLRKEIFWQVR
- a CDS encoding MoxR family ATPase; its protein translation is MKEKLVNRDLTKLDDVEAVKLLQENFKSIRKEIGKVIIGQDEIIEQLLISLLARGHCLLVGVPGLAKTLLIKTLAQVLDLKFSRIQFTPDLMPSDITGTEILEENITTGTKSFKFIKGPIFANIILADEINRTPPKTQAALLEAMQEHHVTAAGEKYILEEPFFVLATQNPIEQEGTYPLPEAQLDRFMFNLWLDYPSRTEEIEIVKSTTSLYSSHLKQILNGEEISFFQDLIRRVPVSDNVVEFAVDLVARTRPNGKGTPEFIKNWLSWGAGPRASQYLILGAKTKSILEGRHTPDIDDVRKMAGPVLRHRIVPNFNAEADNVSPIQIVEKLLSAV